One Roseomonas gilardii subsp. gilardii genomic region harbors:
- a CDS encoding bifunctional enoyl-CoA hydratase/phosphate acetyltransferase — MESTPGGGPVQNRLFDEIAIGDSASLTRTVSPEVVALYAAASGAPGQAGRPAAHGMLAGALIANLLGNELPGAGTVYLGQEMRFGAPILAGDMLVLRVTVKDKQPAHRLVLLDCECRRSDGEVVLTGTATVSAPAERASSPGVSEAPALILKRARHYEALIRRTAHHDTPTPCAVAHPCERTALEGPLDAGREGIIRPILVGPVAKIRAVAEAAGLDLSGVEIQDAPHSHAAAAQAVALVRGGQASLLMKGSLHTDELLHAVLDKETGLRTARRLSHVFIMDVPTYPEPLFITDAAINIAPDLKTKADIVQNVADLHRGLGLGAPRVAILSAVETVNPAIPGTLDAAALCKMADRGQITGALLDGPLAMDNAISVEAARIKGIRSEVAGRAQVLVVPDLEAGNMLAKNLTFLAGAEAAGIVLGARVPVILTSRADSVRARLASCAVAALYARALAAKPATAGGASA; from the coding sequence GTGGAATCCACGCCCGGGGGCGGCCCGGTCCAGAACCGGCTCTTCGACGAGATCGCCATCGGCGACAGCGCCAGCCTGACGCGCACGGTCTCGCCGGAGGTGGTCGCGCTCTATGCCGCGGCCTCCGGCGCGCCGGGGCAGGCGGGCAGGCCGGCGGCGCATGGCATGCTGGCCGGGGCGCTGATCGCCAACCTGCTGGGCAACGAGCTGCCCGGCGCGGGCACCGTCTATCTGGGCCAGGAGATGCGCTTCGGCGCGCCCATCCTGGCCGGCGACATGCTGGTGCTGCGGGTGACGGTGAAGGACAAGCAGCCCGCCCATCGCTTGGTGCTGCTCGACTGCGAGTGCCGGCGTAGCGATGGGGAGGTGGTGCTGACCGGCACGGCCACCGTCTCCGCCCCCGCCGAGCGCGCCAGCAGCCCGGGCGTGAGCGAGGCGCCGGCGCTGATCCTGAAGCGCGCGCGGCACTACGAGGCGCTGATCCGCCGCACCGCGCATCACGACACGCCGACCCCCTGCGCCGTGGCCCACCCTTGCGAGCGCACGGCGCTGGAGGGACCGCTGGATGCGGGGCGGGAGGGCATCATCCGCCCGATCCTGGTCGGGCCGGTGGCGAAGATCCGCGCCGTGGCGGAGGCGGCGGGGCTCGATCTTTCCGGCGTGGAGATCCAGGACGCGCCGCACAGCCATGCCGCCGCCGCCCAGGCCGTGGCGCTGGTGCGCGGCGGGCAGGCCTCGCTGCTGATGAAGGGCAGCCTGCACACGGACGAGCTGCTGCACGCGGTGCTGGACAAGGAGACCGGGCTGCGCACCGCGCGGCGGCTCAGCCATGTCTTCATCATGGATGTGCCGACCTATCCGGAGCCGCTCTTCATCACCGATGCCGCGATCAACATCGCGCCGGACCTGAAGACCAAGGCGGATATCGTGCAGAACGTCGCCGACCTGCATCGCGGCCTGGGCCTCGGCGCGCCGCGCGTGGCCATCCTCTCGGCGGTGGAGACGGTGAACCCGGCGATCCCCGGCACGCTGGATGCCGCGGCGCTCTGCAAGATGGCCGATCGCGGCCAGATCACCGGCGCGCTGCTGGACGGGCCGCTGGCCATGGACAACGCGATCAGCGTCGAGGCCGCGCGCATCAAGGGCATCCGCTCCGAGGTCGCGGGCCGGGCCCAGGTGCTGGTGGTGCCGGACCTGGAGGCGGGGAACATGCTGGCCAAGAACCTGACCTTCCTGGCCGGGGCGGAGGCCGCCGGGATCGTGCTGGGCGCCCGTGTGCCGGTCATCCTGACCAGCCGGGCCGATAGCGTGCGGGCGCGGCTGGCCTCCTGCGCCGTGGCGGCGCTCTATGCCCGCGCCCTGGCCGCGAAACCCGCCACGGCGGGAGGAGCCTCCGCATGA
- a CDS encoding DUF3141 domain-containing protein, whose protein sequence is MAPLFDPSANPWMQGVSYAVDAWQRGVLFLDVLRQRGNQYHEHMAQRAPNVLRYDAELVMDGRKLERPVNYGLVRVLPPEGVEIDPLKRPFIVFDPRAGNAPGIGGFKADSELGVAMRAGHPCYFVGFLPWPLPDQTIEDVVVAETLFVERVGEMHSESDGKPVVIGNCQAGWQVMMAAAMRPELFGPIIIAGTPLSYWAGTPGGSPMRYLGGLTGGSWVTALAGDLGNGIFDGAYLVQNFEALNPANTLWTKQYHVYANIDTEPPRYLEFERWWGSHVLMNAGEMQTIVDDLFVGNRLSTAEITTSDGTVLDLRNIRSPIIVFCSKGDNITPPQQALGWITDLYGSLEEIRANGQTIVYAVHENIGHLGIFVSGSVARKEHQQFATNIDLIDVLPPGLYEAELERRLPDEPGAELVRTDYISRFAGRDLDDIRVIVGGGEEEDRRFAAVAQLSRINLGLYRTYLQPAVRAASNEATADWLRRMHPLRLGYEMFSDHNPFLRMLEPLAEQVRENRRPAAPDNPFLAMQQRFSDEIVRSLDLYREIRDTACERFFEGFYGSAAVQAALGMRADNRPPRRRPGLEPERRQLVRQRAAELHERIGEGGLPEALIRSLLYVGLAERAADQRSFELLRQMRRENGSGMDLPTFKAVVRMQFFMLLLDPEKALATLPKMLSGSPGDVVERAMERLRAVLTAGEPLSSRAEGRLESIERIFRTAAGEGRHALPSSDEAARAIEDSATIAEQAPDKDTVAASPSAERPATEHPAGGRVAARARRRRGGRAG, encoded by the coding sequence ATGGCCCCGCTGTTCGACCCATCGGCCAATCCCTGGATGCAGGGCGTGTCCTATGCGGTCGATGCCTGGCAGCGCGGTGTCCTCTTCCTGGACGTGCTGCGGCAGCGCGGCAACCAGTACCACGAGCACATGGCGCAGCGGGCGCCCAACGTGCTCCGCTATGATGCCGAGCTGGTGATGGACGGGCGCAAGCTGGAACGCCCGGTGAATTACGGGCTGGTGCGCGTCCTGCCGCCGGAAGGCGTGGAGATCGATCCGCTCAAGCGCCCCTTCATCGTCTTCGACCCGCGCGCCGGCAATGCGCCCGGCATCGGCGGCTTCAAGGCGGACAGCGAGCTGGGCGTGGCGATGCGCGCGGGCCATCCCTGCTACTTCGTCGGCTTCCTGCCCTGGCCGCTGCCGGACCAGACGATCGAGGATGTGGTCGTCGCCGAGACGCTCTTCGTCGAGCGCGTGGGCGAGATGCACAGCGAGAGCGACGGCAAGCCGGTGGTGATCGGCAACTGCCAGGCGGGCTGGCAGGTGATGATGGCGGCGGCGATGCGGCCCGAGCTGTTCGGGCCGATCATCATCGCCGGCACGCCGCTTTCCTACTGGGCCGGCACGCCGGGCGGCAGCCCGATGCGCTATCTGGGCGGGCTCACGGGGGGAAGCTGGGTGACGGCGCTGGCCGGCGATCTCGGCAACGGCATCTTCGACGGTGCCTATCTGGTGCAGAACTTCGAGGCGCTGAACCCCGCCAACACGCTCTGGACCAAGCAGTACCACGTCTACGCCAATATCGACACCGAGCCGCCGCGCTATCTGGAGTTCGAGCGCTGGTGGGGCAGCCATGTGCTGATGAACGCGGGGGAGATGCAGACGATCGTCGATGACCTGTTCGTCGGCAACAGGCTCTCCACCGCCGAGATCACCACCAGCGACGGCACGGTGCTCGACCTGCGCAACATCCGCTCGCCGATCATCGTCTTCTGCTCCAAGGGCGACAACATCACCCCGCCGCAGCAGGCGCTGGGCTGGATCACCGATCTCTATGGCAGCCTGGAGGAGATCCGCGCCAACGGGCAGACCATCGTCTATGCCGTGCACGAGAACATCGGCCATCTGGGGATCTTCGTGTCCGGCTCGGTGGCGCGCAAGGAACACCAGCAGTTCGCCACCAACATCGACCTGATCGACGTGCTGCCACCGGGACTCTACGAGGCCGAGCTGGAGCGGCGGCTGCCGGACGAGCCGGGGGCGGAGCTGGTGCGGACGGACTACATCTCGCGCTTCGCCGGGCGCGACCTGGACGATATCCGCGTGATCGTCGGCGGCGGGGAGGAGGAGGACCGGCGCTTCGCCGCGGTGGCGCAGCTTTCGCGCATCAATCTCGGCCTCTACCGCACCTATCTGCAGCCCGCCGTGCGGGCCGCGAGCAACGAGGCCACGGCGGACTGGCTGCGCCGGATGCATCCGCTGCGCCTCGGCTACGAGATGTTCTCCGACCACAACCCCTTCCTGCGGATGCTGGAGCCGCTGGCGGAGCAGGTGCGGGAGAACCGCCGGCCCGCCGCGCCGGACAATCCTTTCCTGGCGATGCAGCAGCGCTTCTCCGACGAGATCGTGCGCTCGCTCGACCTCTACCGGGAAATTCGCGACACGGCCTGCGAGCGCTTCTTCGAGGGGTTCTACGGTTCCGCCGCCGTGCAGGCGGCGCTGGGCATGCGCGCCGACAACCGGCCGCCGCGCCGCCGGCCGGGGCTGGAGCCGGAGCGCCGGCAACTGGTGCGCCAGCGCGCGGCGGAGCTGCATGAGCGCATCGGGGAGGGCGGGCTGCCGGAGGCGCTGATCCGCTCCCTGCTCTATGTCGGCCTGGCCGAGCGCGCCGCCGACCAGCGCAGCTTCGAGCTGCTGCGGCAGATGCGGCGGGAGAACGGCTCCGGCATGGACCTGCCGACCTTCAAGGCGGTGGTGCGGATGCAGTTCTTCATGCTGCTGCTGGACCCCGAGAAGGCCCTGGCCACCCTGCCGAAGATGCTGTCCGGCTCGCCCGGCGATGTGGTGGAGCGGGCGATGGAGCGGCTGCGCGCGGTGCTGACCGCGGGCGAGCCGCTGTCCAGCCGTGCGGAGGGCCGGCTGGAGTCCATCGAGCGGATCTTCCGCACGGCGGCGGGGGAGGGGCGCCATGCGCTGCCTTCCTCCGACGAGGCCGCGCGGGCGATCGAGGACAGCGCCACGATCGCGGAGCAGGCCCCCGACAAGGACACCGTCGCGGCCTCCCCGTCGGCGGAGCGCCCGGCGACGGAGCATCCGGCGGGCGGGCGCGTGGCGGCCCGCGCGCGGAGACGGCGCGGCGGCAGGGCGGGCTGA
- a CDS encoding septal ring lytic transglycosylase RlpA family protein, whose translation MVLTAPPGVSAASPVAVAAASDGSVVELTRPTVRPPMGHPGEDRSGDLRQGTAGLITFRIAGEPMANGMPYDPSDYIAASSVLPLGSTLRVKNLENGRITMVQVRDVAPQGSDRLIDLSNQGARAIGLTTAGAAVQIAPLAVPQADGSIRLGAGTGLAGQRAAPSLSDRPREPG comes from the coding sequence GTGGTCCTGACGGCCCCGCCCGGGGTTTCGGCGGCCTCCCCCGTCGCCGTGGCGGCGGCGAGTGACGGCTCGGTGGTGGAGCTCACCCGCCCCACCGTCCGTCCGCCCATGGGCCATCCGGGCGAGGACCGTTCCGGCGATCTGCGACAGGGCACCGCCGGGCTGATCACTTTCCGCATCGCCGGGGAGCCGATGGCCAACGGCATGCCCTATGACCCCTCCGACTACATCGCCGCCAGCAGCGTCCTGCCCCTCGGCTCCACGCTGCGGGTCAAGAACCTGGAGAACGGCCGCATCACCATGGTGCAGGTGCGCGACGTGGCGCCGCAGGGCAGCGACCGGCTGATCGACCTCAGCAACCAGGGTGCCCGCGCCATCGGCCTCACCACCGCCGGGGCGGCCGTCCAGATCGCGCCGCTCGCCGTGCCGCAGGCCGATGGCAGCATCCGCCTGGGCGCCGGCACGGGCCTGGCCGGCCAGCGGGCGGCGCCGTCCCTCAGCGACAGGCCGCGCGAGCCCGGCTGA
- a CDS encoding YbaK/EbsC family protein, which produces MAGMNEAGGKAAPEVVQGVVQGVVQGAESGGSVERVRQALLAAGHPDTIRGFPEGTRSATEAAAAVGCDVAQIAKSIVFRAGERPVLVIASGANRVDPAKVEAATGLRIEPAKGRWVREVTGFAIGGVSPVGHLTPPLVLLDEDLFRLPRLWAAAGSPSHVFETGAEALLRLSGGRRAMVREEAPA; this is translated from the coding sequence ATGGCAGGCATGAACGAGGCGGGCGGGAAGGCGGCCCCAGAGGTGGTCCAGGGGGTGGTTCAGGGGGTGGTTCAGGGGGCGGAGAGTGGCGGCTCCGTGGAGCGGGTGCGGCAGGCACTGCTCGCCGCCGGGCATCCGGACACGATCCGCGGCTTTCCCGAGGGCACGCGCAGCGCCACCGAGGCTGCGGCGGCGGTCGGCTGCGATGTGGCGCAGATCGCCAAGTCCATCGTCTTCCGCGCCGGGGAACGGCCGGTGCTGGTGATCGCCTCCGGCGCCAACCGCGTCGATCCGGCGAAGGTCGAGGCCGCGACCGGGCTGCGTATCGAGCCGGCCAAGGGGCGCTGGGTGCGGGAGGTGACGGGCTTCGCCATCGGCGGCGTTTCTCCGGTCGGCCATCTCACCCCGCCGTTGGTGCTGCTGGACGAGGATCTGTTCCGCCTGCCCCGCCTCTGGGCCGCCGCCGGCAGCCCCAGCCATGTCTTCGAGACCGGGGCCGAGGCGCTGTTGCGGCTCAGCGGCGGCCGGCGGGCCATGGTGCGGGAGGAAGCGCCCGCCTGA
- the hemW gene encoding radical SAM family heme chaperone HemW: MPEILAADRPALPAPESGEPLALYVHWPFCLAKCPYCDFNSHVRDRVDAARFGRALRTELAGEAARSGRRRLLSVFFGGGTPSLMPPELVAGILEDARRLFDAPPDLEVTLEANPTSVEAAKLRAFREAGVNRLSLGVQSLEEESLRFLGRQHSAGEAVAALEQARATFPRLSFDLIYARPGQSEASWRAELCRALALAADHLSLYQLTIEPGTRFATEHARGAFALPADDDAATLYTATAEEAARFGLLPYEVSNYAKPGAESRHNLAYWRYGDYLGIGAGAHQRLELGGALLAARRHRAPESWLSLVEREGHARVEELALAPEERGREALLMGLRLAEGIDPARVERRSGRPFADLVEPAVLEACLEEDYLRWSPEGRLIATTEGRLRLDAMLPALLR; this comes from the coding sequence TTGCCTGAGATCCTCGCCGCCGACCGTCCCGCCCTTCCCGCTCCCGAGTCCGGCGAGCCGCTGGCCCTCTATGTCCACTGGCCCTTCTGCCTGGCCAAGTGCCCCTATTGCGACTTCAACTCCCATGTGCGGGACCGGGTGGACGCGGCGCGCTTCGGCCGCGCCCTGCGCACGGAACTGGCGGGCGAGGCGGCGCGCAGCGGGCGCCGCCGCCTGCTCTCGGTCTTCTTCGGCGGCGGCACGCCCTCGCTGATGCCGCCGGAACTGGTGGCCGGCATCCTGGAGGATGCCCGCCGCCTTTTCGATGCCCCGCCCGATCTGGAGGTGACGCTGGAGGCCAACCCGACCTCGGTGGAGGCCGCGAAGCTCCGCGCCTTCCGCGAGGCCGGGGTGAATCGCCTCTCCCTCGGCGTGCAGTCGCTGGAGGAGGAATCCCTCCGTTTCCTGGGCCGCCAGCATTCGGCCGGCGAGGCGGTGGCGGCGCTGGAACAGGCCCGTGCCACCTTCCCGCGCCTGAGCTTCGACCTGATCTATGCCCGCCCCGGCCAGTCCGAGGCATCCTGGCGTGCCGAACTGTGCCGTGCCCTGGCGCTGGCCGCCGACCATCTCTCGCTCTACCAGCTCACCATCGAGCCGGGCACGCGCTTCGCCACGGAACATGCCCGCGGCGCCTTCGCCCTGCCGGCGGATGACGACGCCGCCACCCTGTACACCGCCACGGCGGAGGAGGCCGCGCGCTTCGGCCTGCTGCCCTACGAGGTCTCGAACTACGCCAAACCGGGGGCGGAAAGCCGGCACAACCTCGCCTACTGGCGCTATGGCGACTATCTCGGCATCGGCGCCGGGGCGCACCAGCGGCTGGAACTCGGCGGCGCCCTCCTCGCCGCCCGCCGCCACCGCGCGCCGGAATCCTGGCTCTCCCTGGTCGAGCGCGAGGGCCATGCCCGGGTGGAGGAACTGGCCCTCGCGCCGGAGGAACGCGGGCGGGAGGCACTGCTGATGGGCCTGCGCCTCGCCGAAGGCATCGACCCCGCCCGCGTCGAGCGCCGCAGCGGCCGGCCCTTCGCGGATCTGGTGGAACCGGCGGTGCTGGAAGCCTGCCTGGAGGAGGACTACCTCCGCTGGTCTCCGGAGGGACGGCTGATCGCCACCACCGAGGGCCGCCTGCGCCTGGACGCGATGCTGCCCGCCCTGTTGCGCTGA
- the ccmI gene encoding c-type cytochrome biogenesis protein CcmI codes for MSWALFCAAAFLCLLPLALSLWRPALPRGRREADLALYHAQRVELDGQLAEGRLDQGSHATALLELQRRILAAPAEAVLRQGSGTAALWAALFLIPALGLGLYLWHGQPGLPSATLAERTEANAREEALLGQLRARVESLDPANPATRQGWLLLGNAERSRGHLPEAVQAWQKALAARFDPDLAGDTAELLAEIGRPTEAAALVQRALAERPADVRLRYLLGAIAIRQGQAAEGKAIWQELLDSAPADAPWRAPLAEQLQRLP; via the coding sequence ATGAGCTGGGCCCTGTTCTGCGCGGCCGCCTTCCTCTGCCTGCTGCCGCTGGCCCTCAGCCTCTGGCGGCCCGCCCTGCCGCGCGGGCGGCGGGAGGCCGACCTCGCCCTCTATCACGCCCAGCGCGTGGAGCTGGACGGGCAGCTCGCGGAGGGGCGGCTCGACCAGGGCAGCCACGCCACCGCCCTGCTGGAGTTGCAGCGCCGCATCCTCGCCGCCCCGGCGGAGGCGGTGCTGCGGCAGGGGTCCGGTACGGCGGCGCTCTGGGCCGCGCTCTTCCTGATCCCCGCGCTGGGGCTCGGCCTCTATCTCTGGCATGGCCAGCCGGGCCTGCCCTCGGCCACCCTGGCCGAGCGCACGGAGGCCAATGCGCGGGAGGAGGCGCTGCTCGGCCAGCTCCGCGCCCGCGTGGAATCGCTGGACCCGGCCAATCCCGCGACCCGCCAGGGCTGGCTGCTGCTCGGCAATGCGGAGCGGTCGCGTGGGCACCTGCCCGAGGCCGTGCAGGCCTGGCAGAAGGCCCTGGCGGCGCGTTTCGACCCCGACCTCGCTGGTGATACGGCGGAGCTCCTGGCCGAGATTGGCCGCCCCACCGAAGCCGCCGCCCTGGTGCAGCGCGCCCTGGCGGAACGGCCGGCCGATGTGCGGCTGCGCTATCTCCTCGGCGCTATCGCCATCCGCCAGGGTCAGGCGGCAGAGGGCAAGGCCATCTGGCAGGAGTTGCTCGATTCCGCGCCCGCCGATGCGCCCTGGCGCGCGCCGCTGGCGGAGCAGCTCCAGCGCCTGCCCTGA
- a CDS encoding cytochrome c-type biogenesis protein: MIRRLLLAMSLLGALLSPALSPAWAIDRPEDLLPDPAQEERAREIGRELRCMVCQNQSIEDSDADLAHQLRHIVREQVAAGRSNEEIVRFLHDRYGDFVLLRPPVNAATILLWATPALALALGVGTVLLLRRRRPAPAPALTEAERRRLAEIEGEAHPAVGKGGAA, from the coding sequence ATGATCCGGCGGCTTCTCCTCGCCATGTCGCTGCTCGGCGCGTTGCTGTCGCCGGCACTGTCTCCCGCCTGGGCGATCGACCGGCCGGAGGACCTGCTGCCCGATCCGGCGCAGGAGGAACGGGCCAGGGAGATCGGGCGCGAGCTGCGCTGCATGGTCTGCCAGAACCAGTCCATCGAGGACAGCGACGCCGACCTTGCCCACCAGCTCCGCCACATCGTGCGCGAGCAGGTCGCCGCCGGGCGCAGCAACGAGGAGATCGTGCGCTTCCTGCACGACCGCTACGGCGATTTCGTGCTGCTGCGCCCGCCCGTGAATGCCGCCACGATCCTGCTCTGGGCCACGCCCGCCCTGGCCCTGGCGCTGGGAGTGGGCACGGTGCTGCTGCTGCGCCGGCGGCGCCCGGCCCCCGCCCCGGCGCTGACCGAGGCGGAACGGCGGCGCCTGGCCGAGATCGAGGGCGAGGCGCATCCGGCCGTCGGAAAGGGAGGCGCCGCATGA
- a CDS encoding DsbE family thiol:disulfide interchange protein, with amino-acid sequence MSGQTGPGTEEARFTGSTPQGAMPIGAAKRPDPESPGWRRRALLAVPLGVTAAAGLGFWGMLRGLRDGSYDPTGVPSALIGKPVPAMPLGMVEGMEGIPPLDVAALHDMERPVLVNFWASWCVPCTIEHPQLMQLAHEGIPVYGVSYKDKAPEARAFLQRRGNPFTRLGADATGRVGIEWGVYGVPETYFVDRQGIIRWRWAGPVTPEVVEQDLRPLLRRYA; translated from the coding sequence ATGAGCGGGCAGACCGGACCCGGCACGGAGGAGGCGCGTTTCACGGGAAGCACGCCCCAGGGAGCTATGCCCATCGGGGCGGCGAAGCGCCCGGACCCGGAAAGTCCTGGCTGGCGCCGCCGCGCCCTGCTGGCCGTGCCGCTGGGTGTCACCGCGGCGGCGGGGCTGGGCTTCTGGGGGATGCTGCGGGGGCTGCGGGACGGTTCCTATGACCCGACCGGCGTGCCCTCCGCCCTGATCGGCAAGCCGGTGCCCGCCATGCCCCTGGGCATGGTGGAGGGGATGGAGGGCATCCCGCCGCTGGACGTGGCCGCGCTGCATGACATGGAACGCCCGGTGCTGGTGAATTTCTGGGCCTCCTGGTGCGTGCCCTGCACCATCGAGCATCCACAGCTCATGCAGCTCGCCCATGAGGGCATCCCGGTCTATGGCGTCAGCTACAAGGACAAGGCGCCGGAGGCCCGCGCCTTCCTGCAACGGCGCGGCAATCCCTTCACGCGGCTCGGCGCCGATGCCACCGGGCGGGTGGGGATCGAATGGGGCGTCTATGGCGTGCCAGAGACCTATTTCGTGGACCGGCAGGGCATCATCCGCTGGCGCTGGGCCGGGCCGGTGACGCCGGAGGTGGTGGAGCAGGATCTCCGGCCCCTGCTGCGGCGCTACGCATGA
- a CDS encoding heme lyase CcmF/NrfE family subunit — MTAELGHFALALACAIALAQSVLPLWGAQRGEARLIAAAPGLALSGLLAVALAFGALLWCFASNDTSVLAVVQNSHSAKPMLYKLSGAWGNHEGSMVLWVLILGLCSGAVALFGGNLPGALRARVLAVLGMVSAGFLLFILATSNPFTRVWPAPMDGQGLNPVLQDPGLAFHPPILYAGYVGFAVTFAFAVAALIEGRVDAAWGRWVRPWALAAWSFLTLGIALGSWWAYYTLGWGGFWFWDPVENASLLPWLAGTALLHTAVVVEKREALKIWAVLLAILGFGMSLLGTFLVRSGVLNSVHAFASDPQRGIFILVLLALYLGGALALFAFRAPAMAPAGRFAPLSREGALVLNNLLLCSITAVVLVGTLYPMFADLVLHAKISVGPPFFNTALLPLVVPLVAATAAGPVLAWKRARVWPVVERLWWAALCALGAFLVTLWLVGERIGPAIGFAGAAWLVLGACADIAGRVALFSRPGGALARAARLPRAAWGAALAHAGLGVTLAGLAGMGLATDRLVALKPGGSTDFAGYEWRLDALRDVTGPNWTAREARLEVLRDGRTVTILTPQRRFFPLAQTTTGEAAIRTNAVTDLYAVMGEEGMGRVVLRLHHNTLAPWIWFGAVVMALGGGLSLSDRRARVAAPARKPAAAEKEALA, encoded by the coding sequence ATGACCGCCGAACTCGGACACTTCGCCCTGGCCCTGGCCTGCGCCATCGCCCTCGCCCAGTCGGTGCTGCCGCTCTGGGGCGCGCAGCGGGGGGAGGCGCGGCTGATCGCCGCCGCGCCGGGCCTGGCGCTGTCGGGGCTGCTGGCCGTGGCGCTCGCCTTCGGCGCCCTGCTCTGGTGCTTCGCCAGCAACGACACCTCGGTGCTGGCGGTGGTGCAGAACAGCCATTCGGCCAAGCCGATGCTCTACAAGCTCTCCGGCGCCTGGGGGAACCACGAGGGCTCCATGGTGCTCTGGGTGCTGATCCTGGGGCTCTGCTCCGGCGCCGTGGCGCTGTTCGGCGGCAACCTGCCGGGGGCGCTGCGGGCGCGGGTGCTGGCGGTGCTGGGCATGGTCAGCGCCGGCTTCCTGCTGTTCATCCTGGCCACCTCCAACCCCTTCACCCGGGTCTGGCCGGCGCCGATGGACGGGCAGGGGCTGAACCCGGTGCTGCAGGACCCCGGCCTCGCCTTCCATCCGCCGATCCTCTACGCGGGCTATGTCGGCTTCGCCGTCACCTTCGCCTTCGCCGTGGCGGCGCTGATCGAGGGGCGGGTGGATGCCGCCTGGGGCCGCTGGGTGCGGCCCTGGGCGCTCGCGGCCTGGAGCTTCCTGACGCTCGGCATCGCGCTCGGTTCCTGGTGGGCCTACTACACGCTGGGCTGGGGCGGCTTCTGGTTCTGGGACCCGGTGGAGAACGCCTCGCTGCTGCCCTGGCTGGCCGGCACCGCCCTGCTGCACACCGCCGTGGTGGTAGAGAAGCGCGAGGCGCTGAAGATCTGGGCCGTGCTGCTGGCGATCCTGGGCTTCGGCATGTCGCTGCTGGGCACCTTCCTGGTGCGCTCGGGCGTGCTGAACAGCGTGCATGCCTTCGCCAGCGATCCGCAGCGCGGCATCTTCATCCTGGTGCTGCTGGCGCTCTATCTCGGCGGGGCGCTGGCGCTCTTCGCCTTCCGTGCGCCGGCCATGGCGCCGGCCGGGCGCTTCGCGCCGCTGTCGCGGGAGGGGGCGCTGGTGCTGAACAACCTGCTGCTCTGCTCGATCACCGCGGTGGTGCTGGTCGGCACGCTTTATCCGATGTTCGCCGATCTGGTGCTGCACGCGAAGATCTCGGTCGGTCCGCCCTTCTTCAACACCGCCCTGCTGCCGCTGGTGGTGCCGCTGGTGGCGGCCACCGCCGCCGGGCCGGTGCTGGCCTGGAAGCGGGCGCGGGTCTGGCCGGTGGTCGAGCGGCTCTGGTGGGCGGCGCTCTGCGCCCTGGGGGCCTTCCTGGTGACGCTCTGGCTGGTGGGGGAGCGGATCGGCCCGGCCATCGGCTTCGCCGGCGCCGCCTGGCTGGTGCTGGGCGCCTGTGCCGACATCGCCGGGCGCGTCGCGCTGTTTTCCCGCCCCGGCGGAGCGCTGGCCCGGGCCGCGCGCCTGCCACGCGCCGCCTGGGGCGCCGCGCTGGCCCATGCCGGGCTGGGCGTGACCCTGGCGGGGCTGGCGGGGATGGGGCTCGCCACCGACAGGCTGGTGGCGCTGAAGCCCGGCGGCTCCACGGATTTCGCCGGCTATGAATGGCGGCTCGATGCCCTGCGCGACGTGACCGGCCCGAACTGGACGGCGCGGGAGGCACGGCTGGAGGTGCTGCGCGACGGCAGGACGGTCACCATTTTGACGCCGCAGCGCCGCTTCTTCCCGCTGGCGCAGACCACGACGGGCGAGGCGGCGATCCGCACCAATGCGGTGACCGACCTCTATGCGGTGATGGGGGAGGAAGGCATGGGCCGGGTGGTGCTGCGGCTGCACCACAACACGCTGGCGCCCTGGATCTGGTTCGGCGCGGTGGTGATGGCGCTGGGCGGCGGGCTGTCGCTGTCCGACCGGCGCGCGCGCGTCGCGGCCCCGGCGCGCAAGCCGGCGGCGGCGGAGAAGGAGGCCCTCGCATGA
- the ccmE gene encoding cytochrome c maturation protein CcmE produces the protein MSRKSRRLWVLALCALGIGTASALALSAFQDNIVFFRSPSDVAAQHPGAGRAFRLGGLVEAGSLHRDTSADNVPHVSFRVTDGQHTVAVRYAGVLPDLFREGQGVVTLGKLQPDGSFLASEVLAKHDESYMPPEVADALKRSGHWDPKKGDPPPAASWNTLSASLVKSGG, from the coding sequence CTGTCCCGCAAGTCGCGCCGCCTCTGGGTCCTGGCCCTTTGCGCGCTGGGCATCGGCACCGCTTCGGCGCTGGCCCTCTCGGCCTTCCAGGACAATATCGTCTTCTTCCGCTCGCCCAGCGACGTGGCGGCGCAGCATCCCGGGGCCGGCCGCGCCTTCCGCCTGGGCGGGCTGGTCGAGGCCGGCAGCCTCCACCGCGACACCAGTGCGGACAATGTCCCCCATGTCAGCTTCCGCGTGACCGATGGGCAGCACACGGTGGCCGTCCGCTATGCCGGGGTGCTGCCGGACCTGTTCCGCGAGGGGCAGGGGGTCGTCACCCTCGGCAAGCTGCAGCCCGATGGCAGCTTCCTGGCCAGCGAGGTCCTGGCCAAGCATGACGAGAGCTACATGCCGCCCGAGGTGGCGGATGCGCTGAAACGCTCCGGCCACTGGGATCCGAAGAAGGGCGACCCGCCCCCGGCGGCCTCCTGGAACACGCTCTCCGCCAGCCTCGTGAAGAGCGGCGGGTAA